Within Bacteroidales bacterium, the genomic segment TTAAAAAAATTTCGATTAAAATAGATCGCTTTATTGAATCCGCTTACGAAATGAAAAATGTTGTGGGTTATATCAAAGGAATTGTAAACCCCGATTCATTTATTGTTTTTACAGCGCATTACGACCACCTGGGACAAATGGGTAAGGATGTATATTTTCCGGGAGCCAACGATAATGCAAGTGGCGTAGCCATGATGCTGAATTTAGCAAAATATTATTCCGAAAATAAACCTGCGTACTCAATAGTGTTTATAGCTACTACAGGCGAAGAACTTGGATTAAAGGGTTCATTTTATTTTGTACAGCATCCTTTGTTTCCCTTGTCAAATGTACGTTTTCTGATAAACCTTGATTTGGAAGGCACCGGCGATGATGGAATAAAAGTAGTGAACGGAAGTATTTTTCAAAAAGAATTTGATATACTTACTCAAATAAATGATGAAAATAAATACCTAAAAACTGTTGGTAAACGTGGCGAAGCAGCCATTAGCGATCATTATCCTTTTTATGCAAAAGGTGTGAGATCGTTTTATATTTACACATTAGGTGGTATAAGCGCATATCATAATGTGTATGATAAAGCCGAAACCCTTCCGCTTACAAAGTTTAATGAAGTGTTTGAATTAATTACTGATTTTGTTGAAGCAATTAAATAAAAAACGGTTAACAAAATTTTTAATAACTCTTTTCAAAAAACAGTATAACTAGATTATCAAATTCATAATTTTGAAATATAATTTTAAAACTTACTCAAATGGCTACTACAAAAAAGAAAGCTCCGGCAAAAAAAGTTGCTGCTAAAAAAACTGTTGCAAAAAAATCGGCTAAAAAATGCGGTTGCGGCTGCGGTTCAAAGAAAAAATAATTAAAAAAAGGCTGTCATATTAAGGCAGCCTTTTTTATTCGACCACGTATCTGAGTTGAAATCCGTATAAGAAAATCTCAGCGAGGTATTATTAATTTTGAGACGTCCACTTTTTTTTATTTTTTCTCAATAATTCAATAGGTTTTAAATGAAAGAAAATTGATTAAAGCTTTTAATTTTATTATATTTGTTGTTCCCAAAACAAAACTATATCTGGTAATTAATAATTATATGATATGAAAAAACTTTTTTTGATAGTTGCGTTGCTTAGCTGTAATAATTTTCTGAAAGCTGATGAAGGCATGTGGCTGCCTATGTTTATTCAGCGATTGAATTATGTGGATATGCAAAAAATGGGTTGCCATTTAACAGCCGAAGAAATTTACAGTGTAAATCATTCAAGCATTAAAGATGCGATAGTTAGTGTTAACTATGGAGATTGCACAGGAGAAATGGTTTCCCCCGAAGGACTTTTAATGACGGCTCATCATTGCGGTATTTATTATATACAGAATCACAGTACCCTTGAAAAGGATTACCTTAAAGATGGTTTTTGGGCAGCAAGTAATGCTGAAGAACAGCGTAATGATAAGCTTACCGCTACTTTCTTAATCAGTATTGAAGATGTTACCGGTAAAATTTTACCTTATCTTAACGATAAAATGACCGAAACTAAAAGAAATGCAGTTGTGGATTCATTGAGTGCAATTCTCGAAAATGCTAAGATAAAGGGAACCACATATGATGCAAAAGTGGAATCATTTTATAATGGGAATGAATATTATTTATTTGTTACAGAAACCTATAAAGATGTTCGCCTTGTTGGTGCACCACCCGAATCATTAGGTTTGTTTGGTGGAGAAACCGATAACTGGATGTGGCCTCGTCATACAGTCGACTTTTCATTATTCCGTATTTACATGTCTCCAGATAAAAAGCCTGCGGGGTATTCTAAAAAAAATATCCCTTATATGCCTAAACATTATTTGCCCATATCATTAAAAGGAGTTAAAAAAGACGATTTTGAAATGGTACTGGGGTATCCTGACGAATCAGAAAGATATATTACATCTTATGGAATAAAAATTCTGACAGATAGGTATTGTGCAGCAATTATAAAGAATCGCGAAAAACGACTCTCCATAATAGGTGAAGACATGAAAGCCAGCGAAGAAGTTAATATTCAATATTCCTCGGAATTTTTAGTTGTATCCAATTATTACAAATTTTTTAATGGTCTATTGGATCAACTTCAAAAGTTAAAAGTTTACGATAAAAAAGTTGCGTTCGAAAAAACTTTTACAACCTGGTATAGCAGCAACCCGGTTTTAAAAGCAAAATATGGAAATGTATTAAATGAGATTAAAGATAAAAATGATACAATAGGGAAATATGTATACCCGCTAATATTATCTGGAGAAGGAATTCGGAATGGAATTAAAATTTTATCATATGCAAAGACATTTACAGAACTTAACACACAGTTAAAAAATGGTTCTAATACTGATTCTATAAATAAACGAACACAAAGTCTTACTTATGCTGCCAAGCAATTTTTCAGGGAATATAATTTGAGTACAGATAAAAAGATTTGCCTGGCCATGTTAAAAATGTATTATGATAATGTTTCTAAAGAATTTTATCCTGACGTTTTTACAACCATTGAAAAAAAATATAAGGGCGATATTTCTGCATATGTAAATGAAATGTACGATAAATCGATATTTGCAAGTAAAGATAAAATCCTTGAATTTTTAATTACCCCGGATTATAAGAAACTAGAAAAGGATATTGGATATATCACTATGTTATCATTTAATAATAAAGCTCAGGAAATTAGGACTTCATACAATAAAGCCAAATCAGAACTTGCAAAAAGTAATCGATTATATGTAGCAGGAATTATGGAAATGAATAAAGATAAAAAAAATTATCCTGACGCTAATCATACATTGAGGCTTAATTATGGTAAAGTAACAGATCTTACTCTTTCAACAGGTAAGAAATATAATTACTATACTACCCTTGATGAAATGATAGCCAAAGGAGATACTTCTAATCCTGAATTTACAATACCACCCAAATTAAAATCACTTTACGAAAGTAAAGATTATGGAAAATATGCAGATAATGGCGTCATGAAAGTTTGTTTTATAACCAATAATGATTGTACAGGCGGAAATTCAGGAAGCCCAATAATAAACGGTGATGGCGAGCTTACAGGTATTCTTTTTGATGGGAACTGGGAATCGGTAGCAAATGATTATGATTACAATGCCGAAACTCAAAGAGCAATTTGTGTTGATATTCGATTTGTTTTATTTATCATTGACAAATATGCAGGAGCTAGTAATATTATTAAAGAACTTTCATTAAAAGAGTAATCTTGAATAAAAAAAAGAAGCAGGTTTAATTTAACCTGCTTCTTTTTTTCGTTTTGATTCAAGGTGATAATATTATTTTATTTTGTTTTTAAGCTGGGCTACTTGTTCCTGGGCTTTCATGAAATAAAGGTTCCGTTGCTTTTCGGAAACTCCGCTAATCAGTGTTGATTTTTTCATGATTCCCTTAAGCCACAATTCGGTTTCGTTACAAAAAGAATTATTGATAGAAATCATATTATTAAAAGTATGATAGCGTATATATACACGCCTGAAAGTTGGGATATTAACCAGTATGTAATTATTCCCTAATTCAATATCGCTGTTATATAATGCAAAATTACCTTCAAAACCTGCAACATCGGCCTTCGTAGCTTTTTCGGCCTGTTGCTGAATGTCATTTAGTGCCGCTGACAGTACATCACATAAATGTACAGCCATTTCATTTTCGTGAAATATTCCTGCTTCATAATAAAAATCAATTTGCTTTATAATGCTGCTTATCGTGCGGTCATTCCAAATTTCAGTACTGGGATTGCGTTTATATATTTCTATAATTTTTTTTCCTATTTCAGAAACTTCTTTAGGCAATAATAACGGATCATATTTCTTTCCTTCAAAAGAAGGAACATTCATCACCGATTTCATCCAATAGAAAATTTTAAATGACGCTAATTCGGGAAATTTGAAAAGATGAAAAAGTGGAATGTCTTCAGCTGTATAGATGATCTCTTTCTCTTTAGCATTATCAATGATTTTCATATCATTTAATATTCGCTGAAGGTATTCGATAATGAATGATACATCATTTGTTAAATGGGAGTATGTGAAACTTACGATATCATTTTCCTGTTTGCAAAATGAATCAAAAGAGATATGATAAGCATTGCATATTTTGATGATTTCATCAAATGTAAAAGTGGTTTCGCCACGGATTCGACGATAAACACTATCGGTGCTTAAGCCTAACAGTTCCGCTAATTCATCAACCAGCGAAAGATTTGCAGACAAAGAATGTTTAATACTATCGATAAAATTTTGCTGAAGTGAATCGGGTTTTTTTACCATAAATATTTTTAGATTTTATTGCCAATCAACACAAAAACATTTGCAATTTATAACAAAAAAATATACTCATTTGCAAAAAATGCAAAAATAGTTCTTTTCACTGGTCAGATGAAATCAAAATTTGCTATAAACCTTAATTATCTAGCATCTTGTGCGGTATCCCGTTTTGATAGGCTTGACAACCATGGTAATTTTACATCAGAAAGTTAAACATAAAAATATAAAAACCATGAAAACAAAAATCGAAAAAATCAGAAAAATGATGTTATGCCTTATAATAATATTCGGTATAAACATTAATGCACAATCGCAAAAATCAACAGTGGGTATTTTAAATATATACTCAAGCGGATTGAGCATAACTAATGCACAAATGGGCAATTTACTTCGCAGCGAAGTTGAAAAACTCGACACTTTTGAAGTGATTGACAAATTTGATATTGATTACCTTTTAAAACAAAAAAGTATTGAAGCGGATTGCTACAATAAATTATGTCTGAACGAAATTGGTAAGATCATCAATGCTGATAAAATGTTCTCAGGCAGTGTTGAACTTATTAATGATCAAATTACAATTACTTTAAGATTGATTGATGTTGCAACGGGTTCTGTTGAAAAAACGCAGGTAAATGAATTTCTTAACCTGCCTGTAGAAATAAAAAACATGTTGAAAATTTCTGTAAGTGAAATGTTTGGACAAACAGTTGATGAAACAATGAAAACAACTCTTTCAAAAAAATACAATTATGATAATGCAATTAACAATCCCCAGGCAGAAAAATTAAATTGCAGTGGTCCAAGAATGGGAGTGGCATTTATCACGGGAACAGCATCCAAAATTATGAAGGCTCCAAAATCACAAGGAGGATTTGACTCATACCCGGTAATGTTTCAGTTTGGTTACCAGTGGGAACAGCAATATCTGAACGAAGGAAATTTCCAGGCTTTATTCGAATTTATCCCTATAATAACCGGACTTGAGCAGGGAATGTTTGTTCCAAGTTTCTCGGTACTAAATGGGTTGAGGGATAATAAAAACGGATGGGAGTTTGCTTTTGGTCCAACCTTTACAATCAACAAAATGGGAAAAGGGTATTATGAAGAAAATGGTGATTGGAAAATTTACAATTGGGAAAATGATTCTACTTATAATCCAAATCATTTGGATTTGGTAAGGCGTATGGATAGCAGGGGAAATATCAGGGTAACATCAGGTTTGGTATTTGCTTTCGGAAAAACAATCAAATCGGGAAGTCTTAATCTGCCGGTAAATATTTTTATTAATCCTAATAAAGATGGGTTACGTTTTGGAATATCGTTCGGATATAATGCAAAGAAAAAATAAATTATTCATGGCGAAGCCTGCAATTGCAGGCTTCGCCATGAATAAAAAAAATTATAAATTTTATGATAATTTAATTTATTATAGAATTGTATATTATACAGAATCTTAGCAAATTTGTAAAACAAAATGTGCTTAGATTCTGTTATACCGATTTATCCCGACTTGTCGCGGATAGGAATTTATTGCAACCGAACTTGTGAGCTCATGAATACCTTTAAAATAATACCAATTGTTAATTTAAAATAGTCCAAAGGATATTTTAAATTTTACAATGGTTATGCCGATGACATAGATGTTATAGTACAATTTATTGGACTATTACATCTATACAATCGGTATAAAATAAGTTATGAATAAATCATTCCCGTATCGGTATAACATTTACAAACACCCGGATTTTGGTTTTGTGTTGAATAATCATTTTTGGAAAATAATAAAAAAGAAAAAATACTTTTCTGTCAAACATTTTAATTCAAATATGATGAGAACAAAAAATAATAACCCAATAATTACTTTACCTGCAGGCGTCAGCTTTCTTATTAAGTGTATTTTTTCACTCTTATTAATATACATGATTCAGATTGACTTGTTTGCATTAAAAGGTAAAGTTAATGATGAAGAGAAAACCTTAATTAAAACAGAAAGTAAAATATATGCTGATACGAATACTAATTTGTTCAGCATTTATTCTTGTGATAGTGCTACCTATTCGATTTTGTTATCAAATTCATATCAATAGTTCGTTAATTTTTTTATACGTTTTAACAAGCAATTTTACCAAGCCA encodes:
- a CDS encoding M28 family peptidase — its product is MKKYFFLFVFLFSFFFNFAQDINYARNIIDSLCSPQMHGRGYVNNGQGIAADFIAKEFAKSNLIFFGENYFQKFNLSISTLPGAVELKIGKKQFKPGVDFMVTSAGASIKGKYSVLIFDSLLLENKDASEKFFNNDFSKKFVFIDKSGFRDKNRKKMIDSIIDYNAFNAKGMMVPEEKLVWGVEDAIYSAIPTKVSIQDSLIKSKIKKISIKIDRFIESAYEMKNVVGYIKGIVNPDSFIVFTAHYDHLGQMGKDVYFPGANDNASGVAMMLNLAKYYSENKPAYSIVFIATTGEELGLKGSFYFVQHPLFPLSNVRFLINLDLEGTGDDGIKVVNGSIFQKEFDILTQINDENKYLKTVGKRGEAAISDHYPFYAKGVRSFYIYTLGGISAYHNVYDKAETLPLTKFNEVFELITDFVEAIK
- a CDS encoding S46 family peptidase, coding for MKKLFLIVALLSCNNFLKADEGMWLPMFIQRLNYVDMQKMGCHLTAEEIYSVNHSSIKDAIVSVNYGDCTGEMVSPEGLLMTAHHCGIYYIQNHSTLEKDYLKDGFWAASNAEEQRNDKLTATFLISIEDVTGKILPYLNDKMTETKRNAVVDSLSAILENAKIKGTTYDAKVESFYNGNEYYLFVTETYKDVRLVGAPPESLGLFGGETDNWMWPRHTVDFSLFRIYMSPDKKPAGYSKKNIPYMPKHYLPISLKGVKKDDFEMVLGYPDESERYITSYGIKILTDRYCAAIIKNREKRLSIIGEDMKASEEVNIQYSSEFLVVSNYYKFFNGLLDQLQKLKVYDKKVAFEKTFTTWYSSNPVLKAKYGNVLNEIKDKNDTIGKYVYPLILSGEGIRNGIKILSYAKTFTELNTQLKNGSNTDSINKRTQSLTYAAKQFFREYNLSTDKKICLAMLKMYYDNVSKEFYPDVFTTIEKKYKGDISAYVNEMYDKSIFASKDKILEFLITPDYKKLEKDIGYITMLSFNNKAQEIRTSYNKAKSELAKSNRLYVAGIMEMNKDKKNYPDANHTLRLNYGKVTDLTLSTGKKYNYYTTLDEMIAKGDTSNPEFTIPPKLKSLYESKDYGKYADNGVMKVCFITNNDCTGGNSGSPIINGDGELTGILFDGNWESVANDYDYNAETQRAICVDIRFVLFIIDKYAGASNIIKELSLKE
- a CDS encoding helix-turn-helix transcriptional regulator, with translation MVKKPDSLQQNFIDSIKHSLSANLSLVDELAELLGLSTDSVYRRIRGETTFTFDEIIKICNAYHISFDSFCKQENDIVSFTYSHLTNDVSFIIEYLQRILNDMKIIDNAKEKEIIYTAEDIPLFHLFKFPELASFKIFYWMKSVMNVPSFEGKKYDPLLLPKEVSEIGKKIIEIYKRNPSTEIWNDRTISSIIKQIDFYYEAGIFHENEMAVHLCDVLSAALNDIQQQAEKATKADVAGFEGNFALYNSDIELGNNYILVNIPTFRRVYIRYHTFNNMISINNSFCNETELWLKGIMKKSTLISGVSEKQRNLYFMKAQEQVAQLKNKIK